In one window of Anaerolineae bacterium DNA:
- a CDS encoding MaoC/PaaZ C-terminal domain-containing protein, with amino-acid sequence MRLEVGQKAVFQRRLAQEDFNRFALLSGDDNPIHTDPDFAARTRFGKPVAHGAFLFGLISSALGTLLPGPGTLILYQELMFPTPTYAGEEVTVQVEVTSIDSEKNQAELATLIIRPNGEIGCQGLAVVHFGPSKGWPRVERETPPSPPSESDFLKGFRLGEKACLQRAFASGDIRTYIELTGDSNPIYTESEWAFKKGLNRPLLPAPLLGALFSCLLGVHLPGWGTNYLKQRFLFLEPAYPDEELKAKVEIVRLRPEKELINLRTTCLNSDGKVICDGEALVLVRDVRAKEA; translated from the coding sequence ATGAGGCTGGAAGTGGGCCAGAAAGCTGTATTTCAACGCCGACTTGCTCAGGAGGACTTCAACCGTTTCGCCTTACTGAGCGGCGATGATAATCCTATTCACACAGACCCCGACTTCGCCGCCAGAACTCGCTTCGGGAAGCCCGTCGCTCACGGAGCTTTCCTCTTCGGGCTGATCTCTTCTGCCCTGGGCACTTTGTTGCCAGGTCCCGGGACGCTAATTCTCTACCAGGAGCTTATGTTCCCTACCCCCACATACGCTGGGGAAGAAGTAACAGTGCAAGTAGAAGTCACCAGTATAGATTCAGAGAAAAACCAGGCCGAACTTGCGACCCTCATAATTCGGCCCAATGGGGAAATCGGATGCCAGGGTTTGGCCGTAGTCCACTTTGGCCCATCAAAAGGGTGGCCCAGAGTGGAAAGGGAAACTCCACCGTCGCCGCCCAGCGAAAGTGATTTCTTAAAGGGCTTCCGCCTGGGGGAAAAGGCTTGTCTTCAGCGCGCTTTCGCATCCGGCGATATACGAACATATATTGAGCTAACGGGCGACTCTAACCCCATCTACACCGAAAGCGAATGGGCCTTCAAAAAAGGGCTGAACCGTCCCCTGCTCCCTGCCCCACTCCTGGGAGCTCTCTTCTCCTGCCTTCTCGGAGTGCACCTGCCGGGCTGGGGCACAAATTACCTTAAACAGCGCTTCCTTTTCCTGGAACCCGCCTATCCGGATGAAGAACTCAAAGCCAAGGTGGAAATTGTGCGGTTGCGACCGGAAAAGGAGCTTATCAATTTGCGCACTACCTGCCTGAACTCAGATGGAAAAGTCATCTGTGATGGGGAAGCTCTGGTTTTGGTGCGCGATGTTAGAGCAAAGGAGGCTTAA
- a CDS encoding alpha/beta hydrolase has translation MPKVKVNDIHLYYEMHGPKEAEVLVLSNGILMSTASWVFQTRELSRHYRLLLYDCRGMWQSDHPPGPYSMEQHADDLAGLLDTLGIEKAHIGGISYGGEISMTFALRYPARTLSLIVADSVSHVDPWLRTVVEGWIATARTKDPKAFFSATAPWNFSPRFIHEHPDIMTQALDRYALLDYEAFICLCESFLHLNITERLGEIVAPTCVIVGEHDILKGRRYAEEIARRIPGAELHIIPGAGHATCWENPEAFNSIILGFLARHRKSGSDLKKL, from the coding sequence ATGCCCAAGGTGAAAGTTAACGATATACACCTCTACTACGAAATGCACGGTCCAAAAGAGGCCGAGGTCCTGGTGCTCTCCAACGGTATTCTTATGAGTACCGCCAGCTGGGTCTTTCAAACCCGCGAGTTATCCAGGCACTACCGGCTTTTGCTCTATGACTGTCGGGGAATGTGGCAATCGGACCATCCCCCTGGCCCCTATTCCATGGAACAGCACGCCGATGACCTGGCTGGGTTACTGGATACCCTCGGAATTGAGAAAGCCCACATTGGCGGTATCTCCTATGGAGGCGAAATCAGCATGACTTTTGCCCTCCGCTATCCGGCGCGAACTTTGAGCCTCATCGTCGCCGACTCTGTAAGCCACGTAGACCCATGGCTCCGAACAGTGGTGGAAGGCTGGATTGCAACAGCCCGCACAAAAGACCCCAAAGCCTTTTTCAGCGCCACCGCCCCATGGAATTTTTCTCCCCGTTTCATTCATGAACATCCGGACATCATGACCCAGGCTCTGGACCGCTACGCCCTGCTGGACTACGAAGCGTTCATATGCCTGTGCGAATCTTTCCTGCACCTGAACATTACAGAGCGTTTAGGAGAGATAGTAGCTCCCACCTGTGTCATCGTTGGAGAGCATGACATCTTAAAGGGGAGAAGGTACGCCGAAGAAATTGCGCGCCGGATCCCTGGAGCGGAACTCCACATAATCCCTGGAGCCGGGCATGCTACTTGCTGGGAGAACCCTGAAGCTTTCAACTCTATTATCTTAGGATTCCTCGCCCGGCACCGGAAAAGCGGCTCTGATTTGAAAAAACTTTAG
- a CDS encoding substrate-binding domain-containing protein, whose translation MRNKNILWLCVTIIAGLSLVLASCKPAPTPTPVPPTPTPAPTPTPAPSPTPTAPAYPFAGKPLKIGLLTDNSGPLAIYGPMLERGFELGLEYATAGTMEVAGRPIKVIIKDTSSDPEKGVSLARELIEAEGAEILVGPPSSGVAMAVQKIAEEYKVILIVEPAAATDITGKNFNPYTFRTSRTSYQDAIVMGQGLLALGKTFVQIAPDYAFGWASACGFYAVIKAGGGTFPVNDTPEGCGAIFIPFDTTDFTPYLQQVLDSGAEVLIITWAGAGFVPLFKQMQELGVFDKMIVGTGIGDNQTLAAGYANAVGSTGIIVYHYTLPKNPVNDWLVKRHKEKYGTPPDLFTAGGMAAAIMVVEGLKRTNGDASADALIKVYEDNFSFDGPNGKYIIRPYDHVCLFPLYYVRLTNVTDPEFRFVELIKEFAPEEAAPPCLLPDQYKHRCP comes from the coding sequence ATGCGGAACAAAAATATACTGTGGCTTTGTGTAACCATCATTGCTGGGCTGTCGCTGGTGCTGGCCTCCTGCAAGCCGGCCCCGACTCCGACTCCAGTGCCGCCTACTCCGACGCCGGCCCCAACTCCAACTCCTGCTCCCAGCCCCACGCCGACAGCTCCTGCGTATCCCTTTGCCGGCAAGCCCCTCAAGATAGGCCTTCTTACGGATAATTCTGGCCCGCTGGCTATCTATGGGCCAATGCTGGAACGTGGCTTTGAACTTGGCCTGGAATATGCTACCGCCGGCACTATGGAAGTGGCGGGTCGCCCTATAAAGGTCATCATCAAAGACACTTCCAGCGATCCCGAGAAAGGCGTCAGCCTGGCCCGGGAGCTCATTGAAGCAGAAGGAGCTGAAATCCTGGTTGGTCCCCCCAGCTCTGGAGTTGCTATGGCAGTACAAAAAATCGCTGAAGAATACAAGGTCATCCTCATCGTTGAACCTGCTGCCGCCACTGATATCACCGGCAAGAACTTCAACCCCTACACCTTCCGCACCAGCCGCACCTCCTATCAGGATGCCATCGTGATGGGCCAGGGGCTTCTTGCGCTTGGGAAAACCTTCGTCCAGATTGCTCCAGACTACGCTTTCGGTTGGGCATCCGCCTGCGGGTTCTATGCCGTGATAAAGGCCGGGGGTGGGACCTTCCCCGTCAATGATACTCCGGAGGGCTGTGGCGCTATCTTCATCCCCTTTGATACCACAGACTTCACCCCTTACCTCCAACAGGTGCTGGATTCCGGAGCAGAAGTGCTTATAATAACCTGGGCTGGTGCAGGCTTTGTTCCTCTCTTCAAGCAGATGCAGGAACTGGGCGTCTTTGACAAGATGATCGTCGGCACCGGCATTGGCGATAACCAGACCCTGGCAGCCGGATATGCCAACGCCGTCGGCTCTACTGGTATCATCGTTTACCACTACACCCTCCCCAAGAACCCCGTGAATGACTGGCTGGTCAAACGCCACAAGGAGAAATACGGAACCCCGCCTGACCTCTTCACCGCCGGTGGGATGGCTGCCGCTATAATGGTTGTAGAAGGCCTCAAGCGCACAAACGGAGATGCCAGCGCTGACGCCCTTATCAAAGTCTACGAGGACAACTTCTCCTTTGACGGTCCCAATGGGAAATATATCATCCGCCCTTACGACCACGTGTGCCTCTTCCCACTCTACTACGTGCGCTTGACCAACGTCACCGATCCGGAGTTCAGGTTCGTGGAACTGATCAAGGAGTTCGCTCCTGAGGAGGCGGCGCCACCCTGCCTGCTGCCAGACCAGTATAAGCATCGTTGCCCGTAA
- a CDS encoding ABC transporter ATP-binding protein translates to MEPQIILETRNLRKEFDGLVAVDNVSLRVREGQLHAIIGPNGAGKTTLFNLISGVIPPTAGRVFLRGQDITGLPPYEIARRGIGRSFQITNLFPNLTVLESVRLAVQARGPHSLYFWSHYRRYREYEEKAIEVIRKVGLSGREYFLTRFLPHGDQRKLEIALLLATEPEILLLDEPTAGMASGEIAALMELISRLREEGRHTILLVEHKMDVVMTLSDIITVMHQGRILAEGTPEEIKANEQVQQAYLGEL, encoded by the coding sequence ATGGAACCCCAGATCATTTTAGAAACCAGGAACTTGCGCAAAGAATTTGATGGTCTCGTAGCCGTTGATAACGTCTCTTTAAGGGTTCGGGAAGGGCAGCTCCACGCCATAATTGGGCCCAACGGGGCAGGCAAAACTACCCTTTTTAACCTCATAAGCGGCGTAATTCCGCCCACTGCGGGCCGCGTTTTCCTTCGCGGACAGGACATTACCGGCCTCCCACCCTACGAGATTGCTCGCAGGGGAATAGGGCGCTCTTTCCAGATAACCAACCTTTTCCCTAACTTGACAGTCCTGGAAAGCGTAAGGTTAGCAGTACAGGCCCGTGGCCCTCACAGCCTTTACTTCTGGAGCCATTACCGCCGCTACCGTGAATACGAGGAAAAAGCCATAGAAGTAATCCGTAAAGTTGGACTCTCAGGGCGAGAGTATTTCTTAACTCGATTCCTGCCTCACGGAGACCAGCGAAAGCTGGAAATTGCTCTCCTTCTGGCTACAGAGCCCGAAATCCTTCTGCTGGATGAGCCCACAGCGGGGATGGCCTCTGGCGAAATCGCAGCTCTCATGGAACTCATATCTCGTTTGCGGGAGGAGGGCAGACACACTATTTTGTTAGTGGAACACAAAATGGATGTAGTCATGACCCTGTCCGACATCATAACCGTTATGCACCAAGGCCGGATCTTGGCAGAAGGGACTCCTGAAGAAATCAAAGCAAATGAACAAGTCCAGCAAGCCTACTTAGGGGAACTGTAA
- a CDS encoding ABC transporter ATP-binding protein: protein MEPLLEVRDIHTFIGQFHILQGVSLTVPAGSVTALLGRNGAGKTTTLKSILGLTPPRTGKIIFAGEEIQGRRPYEIAAMGVGYVPEHRAIFTNLTVEENLRIAERRKGDLKRKADFIFSLFPDLKRLYKLPAGNLSGGQQQMLAIARALVPDNRLLLIDEPSEGLAPLLVRELMEAIRQLSAEVTILLVDQNFRMTSFLASYYTLIDDGRTVRSGLMADLLNEPEVIRRYLGAVV from the coding sequence TTGGAACCACTTCTGGAAGTGCGCGATATCCATACCTTTATCGGCCAATTTCATATCCTTCAGGGGGTATCCCTAACGGTTCCGGCGGGGAGTGTGACCGCTCTTCTGGGACGCAATGGCGCAGGCAAGACCACTACCCTTAAATCTATCCTGGGCCTGACCCCGCCCCGCACCGGGAAAATAATCTTTGCCGGTGAGGAAATTCAGGGGCGCCGGCCTTATGAGATTGCGGCTATGGGGGTTGGTTACGTCCCCGAACACAGGGCTATTTTTACCAATCTGACCGTAGAAGAAAATCTCCGCATTGCTGAGCGGCGAAAAGGTGACCTTAAACGTAAAGCTGACTTTATCTTCTCCCTCTTCCCAGATCTCAAAAGGCTCTATAAACTTCCTGCCGGGAACCTTTCCGGTGGACAGCAGCAAATGCTGGCCATCGCTCGAGCTCTCGTCCCTGATAACCGATTGCTGTTGATAGACGAACCCAGTGAGGGATTAGCCCCTTTGCTCGTGCGGGAGCTTATGGAGGCTATCCGGCAACTTTCCGCCGAGGTTACCATCCTCCTGGTAGACCAGAACTTCCGAATGACCAGCTTTCTCGCCAGCTATTACACTCTTATAGATGACGGCCGAACCGTCCGGAGCGGTCTGATGGCTGATTTGCTGAACGAGCCAGAAGTTATCCGTCGTTACCTGGGAGCTGTAGTGTAG
- a CDS encoding branched-chain amino acid ABC transporter permease, which produces MAFFILFVRNAAERFLLGLSTDVRFILALLAGAATGGILGAFIETSFIRPFYGRTITQIVLTLGLMFAGGELVKAIWGKEGRAPMPALSLFAESCRSPNLIAWFREHCSSIDVLGRAFPTYRLFIIFIGVLILVGVTLLLRYTRLGMIVRAGVQDSEMVEALGINVRRVFTLVFALGSALAALGGVVAAPFVGVYPDMGGIFQLQAFIAVVIGGMGSYTGTAVGALILGLARAFGDTLVTTGFTIPGTAYAWRASPAIARASIVLIMALVLLVRPAGIFGKKG; this is translated from the coding sequence ATGGCTTTCTTTATCCTCTTCGTCCGGAATGCGGCAGAACGATTCCTGTTGGGGCTTTCCACCGACGTTCGCTTCATCCTTGCCCTACTTGCCGGTGCCGCCACCGGAGGGATTCTCGGAGCATTTATAGAAACTTCTTTCATACGGCCTTTCTATGGCCGCACTATTACCCAAATTGTGCTTACGTTGGGGTTAATGTTTGCAGGAGGGGAGTTGGTCAAAGCTATCTGGGGTAAAGAGGGCCGTGCTCCGATGCCTGCCCTTTCCCTTTTTGCAGAAAGCTGTCGCTCTCCCAACCTGATAGCCTGGTTTAGAGAACACTGTTCTTCCATTGACGTGCTGGGGCGAGCTTTCCCCACTTACCGGCTCTTCATCATATTCATAGGGGTGCTCATTTTGGTGGGGGTTACATTGCTTCTCCGATATACCCGTTTGGGGATGATTGTGAGAGCTGGAGTTCAAGATAGCGAGATGGTAGAAGCTTTGGGGATCAATGTCCGGCGCGTTTTTACCCTGGTTTTTGCCCTCGGTTCAGCCCTGGCAGCCCTGGGAGGAGTGGTAGCCGCCCCCTTTGTAGGTGTTTACCCGGACATGGGTGGCATATTCCAGCTCCAGGCTTTTATAGCCGTAGTTATTGGCGGAATGGGCAGTTATACTGGCACTGCTGTTGGAGCTTTAATTTTAGGATTAGCCCGGGCCTTTGGAGACACCCTCGTAACGACAGGGTTCACCATCCCGGGAACGGCTTATGCCTGGCGAGCTTCTCCAGCCATAGCTCGCGCTTCTATCGTTCTTATAATGGCTCTGGTGCTTTTAGTGCGGCCTGCCGGAATATTCGGAAAAAAGGGGTAA
- a CDS encoding branched-chain amino acid ABC transporter permease, whose product MRGTLRRWLKLLETWRGSLVLLILLLSFPFIGGLILGEPASVSPQLRGISRVLALAETGEAKFWQGMIIQMLILGVFAMSYDLLLGYTGIISFGHAMFYGTGGYVVGLLVKHARWSVWEAMAMVVLVALLQSFVIGVLSLRVRGVYLAMVTLAFAEFFYILAEATDFRHYTGADDGLHGIYPPPFLSPTTNRTNFYFFTLAFFIVMYLVAHRLVNSPTGRVMIAIRENEARTAMLGYNTFVYKLIAIMASGVMASLAGSFNALFNLGVTPSVLSVGTTIEVIAMTIVGGVGTLSGPVLGAAIVHLLGYWLNRLLGPAWVLAFGVAFVLIVIFLPYGIVGTWRTRSFQWKATWQRYLRMVASRISLKM is encoded by the coding sequence ATGAGAGGGACTCTTCGCCGATGGTTAAAGCTTTTAGAAACTTGGCGCGGGAGTTTGGTCTTATTGATCTTACTGCTCTCTTTCCCCTTTATCGGCGGACTGATTTTAGGAGAGCCGGCCAGTGTTAGCCCTCAATTGCGAGGCATAAGCCGCGTCCTGGCTCTGGCCGAAACAGGGGAAGCTAAGTTCTGGCAGGGAATGATTATCCAGATGCTAATATTGGGCGTCTTTGCCATGAGCTATGATTTGCTCCTGGGCTATACCGGCATCATCTCTTTCGGCCACGCAATGTTTTATGGAACGGGTGGTTATGTGGTAGGCCTCCTGGTCAAACACGCCCGGTGGTCCGTATGGGAAGCGATGGCCATGGTAGTTCTGGTGGCATTGCTTCAAAGCTTTGTGATCGGAGTCCTTTCACTGCGAGTGCGTGGCGTTTATCTGGCAATGGTAACTTTAGCCTTCGCTGAGTTCTTCTACATCCTGGCCGAAGCCACTGATTTCCGTCACTATACTGGCGCTGACGATGGCCTGCACGGTATTTACCCACCCCCGTTTCTAAGCCCCACTACCAACCGCACCAATTTCTACTTTTTCACCCTCGCTTTTTTCATAGTAATGTATCTTGTTGCACATCGGCTGGTGAATTCCCCCACCGGGCGAGTTATGATAGCAATTCGGGAAAATGAAGCCCGCACCGCAATGCTTGGCTACAACACCTTTGTTTACAAGCTGATCGCCATCATGGCCTCAGGGGTCATGGCCTCCCTGGCCGGTTCCTTCAACGCCCTTTTTAACCTTGGAGTTACCCCCTCGGTCCTGAGCGTAGGCACCACAATAGAAGTGATAGCTATGACTATTGTCGGAGGGGTGGGGACCCTCAGCGGCCCAGTATTAGGAGCAGCTATTGTTCACCTTCTGGGCTACTGGCTAAACCGACTCCTCGGGCCCGCATGGGTGCTTGCCTTTGGAGTCGCTTTTGTGCTAATCGTAATATTCCTCCCCTACGGGATTGTGGGGACCTGGAGAACCCGAAGCTTCCAGTGGAAAGCAACATGGCAGCGTTACCTTAGGATGGTAGCTTCGCGAATATCCCTAAAGATGTAG
- a CDS encoding nitroreductase family protein has protein sequence MLTEVERAIRERRSVRAYRDEPVPEELLQRILEAARWAASGANAQPWHFIVVRDKKNREFLSAHSRFLFVQNRHISEAPVSIIICGDPRRSKWYWADCSLAGANIMLAAHALGLGTCWIGIFDAPAIKRYFAIPDHLEIVAIITLGYPEEVPTAPARLPLEKIVHYETFDPSHTPSLVDVATKTGPLTVAHKIVKLILRR, from the coding sequence ATGCTCACAGAGGTGGAAAGGGCCATAAGGGAAAGGCGTTCTGTAAGGGCCTACAGGGATGAGCCCGTTCCAGAGGAACTTCTTCAGAGAATTCTGGAGGCTGCCCGCTGGGCCGCAAGTGGCGCTAACGCCCAACCATGGCACTTCATAGTAGTCCGTGATAAGAAAAATAGGGAATTCCTCAGCGCTCACTCCCGTTTCCTCTTCGTGCAGAATCGGCACATATCCGAAGCCCCTGTAAGCATAATAATCTGCGGCGACCCCCGCCGGAGCAAGTGGTACTGGGCCGATTGCTCCCTGGCCGGAGCCAATATAATGCTTGCAGCTCACGCCCTCGGCCTGGGAACATGCTGGATAGGAATCTTTGATGCCCCAGCTATTAAAAGATACTTTGCCATCCCCGACCACCTGGAAATAGTGGCCATCATAACTCTCGGCTACCCTGAAGAGGTTCCCACCGCCCCTGCAAGGCTGCCGCTGGAAAAGATAGTTCACTACGAGACCTTTGACCCCTCCCATACCCCCTCCCTCGTGGATGTAGCCACTAAAACAGGGCCCTTGACGGTTGCCCACAAAATCGTTAAGCTTATCCTCAGGAGGTAA
- a CDS encoding dTDP-4-dehydrorhamnose 3,5-epimerase family protein encodes MKRLIEGVKVRQLRVIPDERGYLMEMLRSDWEEFQKFGQVYVTAVYPGVVKGWHYHKKQTDHFVCVKGMAKVVLYDGREGSPTYGEINEFFIGELNPVLLTIPPGVIHGFKGISTDMTLIVNIPTELYDYENPDEYRIPPHSGEIPYDWARKDG; translated from the coding sequence ATGAAGAGACTTATAGAAGGGGTTAAAGTGCGCCAGCTCAGGGTCATACCCGATGAAAGAGGCTACCTTATGGAGATGCTCCGCTCCGATTGGGAAGAATTTCAGAAATTCGGGCAGGTCTACGTGACAGCCGTCTACCCGGGAGTGGTCAAGGGCTGGCACTACCACAAAAAGCAAACCGACCATTTCGTGTGCGTAAAAGGGATGGCTAAAGTAGTGCTCTACGATGGCCGGGAAGGTTCCCCCACCTACGGGGAAATAAACGAGTTCTTCATCGGCGAGCTCAACCCCGTGCTACTAACCATACCCCCGGGCGTTATCCACGGCTTTAAAGGTATAAGCACCGATATGACCCTCATTGTCAATATCCCGACCGAACTCTACGATTACGAGAACCCTGACGAATACCGCATTCCACCTCACAGCGGGGAAATCCCCTACGATTGGGCCAGGAAGGACGGGTAA
- a CDS encoding putative DNA modification/repair radical SAM protein, whose amino-acid sequence MDTEKKLELLGKAAQYDLCGEACSPNVHRIKDDLGRWLYPAVLPDGKRVILLKVLLSNACVNNCLYCANRAGRDCPRMSFTPEELASIFDHLWRRGTVKGLFLSSAIDGSPDEVMARMIATAEIIRRRYGFHGYIHLKVIPGASRAAVEAMARWATRMSVNLEAPSPETLNRIAPGKNFTENLFAPIAWIKELMEEGKALLPAGQTTQFMVGPGGERDRDLLRLAQSLYRDFGMQRIYYSAFQPVPNTPLEAHPPTPAWREHRLYQADFLIRRYGFTVEELTFNSDGNLPREGDPKLLWALKHPEFFPVEVNTADYHQLLRVPGIGPRSARKIIAERKKGAISFIEDLKKLGVITGRAAPFITLKGKRPAFQIGLL is encoded by the coding sequence ATGGATACCGAAAAAAAGCTGGAGCTTTTGGGAAAAGCTGCTCAGTATGATCTCTGCGGAGAGGCGTGTAGCCCCAATGTCCATCGGATAAAAGATGACCTGGGGCGCTGGCTATATCCAGCTGTTCTGCCCGATGGGAAAAGGGTTATACTTCTCAAAGTCCTCCTGAGCAATGCCTGCGTCAATAACTGCCTTTACTGCGCCAACAGAGCCGGGCGAGATTGCCCCAGAATGTCTTTTACCCCGGAAGAACTCGCTTCCATTTTCGACCACCTCTGGCGCAGGGGCACAGTCAAGGGCCTTTTTCTTAGTTCAGCGATAGACGGCAGCCCTGATGAAGTGATGGCCCGGATGATCGCAACTGCGGAGATTATCCGGCGCCGGTACGGTTTTCACGGATACATTCATCTTAAAGTGATTCCCGGAGCCAGCAGGGCAGCCGTAGAAGCCATGGCGCGCTGGGCTACGAGAATGTCGGTGAACCTTGAAGCTCCATCCCCAGAAACCTTGAACCGCATAGCTCCGGGCAAAAACTTTACTGAGAACCTTTTCGCCCCCATTGCTTGGATCAAAGAATTGATGGAAGAAGGAAAAGCCCTCCTCCCAGCCGGACAAACCACACAGTTTATGGTAGGCCCGGGAGGGGAAAGGGACCGGGACCTCCTTCGTCTGGCCCAATCTTTATACAGAGATTTTGGCATGCAACGCATTTATTACAGCGCCTTCCAGCCTGTCCCCAATACTCCCCTTGAGGCTCATCCTCCGACCCCCGCCTGGCGTGAGCACCGCCTTTACCAGGCCGATTTCCTCATAAGGCGCTACGGTTTCACCGTGGAGGAATTGACCTTTAATTCTGACGGCAACCTCCCAAGAGAAGGTGATCCCAAGCTCCTCTGGGCCTTGAAACATCCGGAGTTTTTCCCGGTGGAAGTGAACACCGCCGATTACCATCAGCTCTTGAGAGTCCCTGGTATAGGCCCCCGCTCAGCCCGGAAGATAATCGCCGAGCGCAAAAAAGGAGCTATAAGCTTCATTGAAGACCTGAAAAAGCTTGGGGTAATAACCGGGCGAGCAGCTCCTTTTATAACCCTTAAAGGTAAAAGGCCAGCATTTCAAATCGGTCTCCTTTAA
- a CDS encoding GDP-mannose 4,6-dehydratase, whose translation MRFLITGGAGFIGAALANRLVRMGHHVRVIDDLSAGDPSRLDPKVIFTRGDVRDVPRLWNLLQGVDCVYHLAAKVSVPESVLYPREYNEVNVGGTVALMVAVRDVGVKRVILASSGAVYGEQKEQPVKETQKPNPQSPYAVSKLASEYYVNTLGALYGIETVILRIFNAYGPGQYLTFHHPPVIPQFMKKAVEGGTLVIYGNGNQTRDFVYIDDVVDALVAAATANNVNRAIINVGSGEETSINDLAKKVAKVVGREVEVIHNKAESGGVSRLVADLTRAQELLGYRPKVTLMEGLRRLLELDPRFRISR comes from the coding sequence ATGCGTTTTCTCATAACCGGAGGAGCAGGTTTCATCGGGGCAGCCCTGGCCAACAGGCTTGTCCGGATGGGACATCACGTAAGGGTGATAGACGACCTGAGCGCTGGAGACCCCTCTCGCCTTGACCCCAAAGTAATCTTTACCCGTGGGGATGTCCGGGATGTACCAAGGCTCTGGAACCTCCTGCAAGGAGTGGATTGTGTCTATCATCTGGCAGCCAAGGTTTCAGTCCCTGAATCAGTCCTTTACCCCAGAGAGTACAACGAAGTAAACGTAGGTGGAACGGTAGCCCTGATGGTGGCGGTAAGAGATGTGGGGGTCAAGCGTGTTATCCTCGCTTCATCGGGTGCTGTTTACGGCGAACAGAAAGAGCAGCCAGTAAAAGAAACGCAAAAGCCTAACCCCCAATCCCCTTACGCCGTCAGCAAGCTGGCCTCAGAATATTATGTCAATACCCTCGGGGCGCTTTATGGCATAGAAACGGTTATCCTGAGGATCTTCAATGCCTATGGGCCAGGGCAATACCTTACTTTCCATCATCCCCCAGTTATCCCCCAGTTCATGAAAAAGGCTGTGGAAGGGGGAACACTGGTCATCTACGGCAACGGGAACCAAACGAGGGACTTTGTTTACATTGACGATGTGGTGGATGCACTGGTGGCAGCAGCTACAGCCAATAACGTGAACAGAGCTATCATAAACGTGGGCAGCGGTGAAGAGACCAGCATAAACGATCTGGCCAAAAAGGTGGCCAAGGTGGTTGGTCGGGAAGTGGAGGTAATTCACAACAAAGCCGAAAGCGGGGGGGTATCACGCCTCGTAGCTGACCTGACCCGAGCTCAGGAGCTTCTGGGCTACAGGCCAAAAGTCACCCTGATGGAGGGTCTCAGAAGGCTATTGGAATTAGACCCTCGCTTTCGCATCAGCCGATGA